In one window of Leptospira sp. GIMC2001 DNA:
- a CDS encoding cation diffusion facilitator family transporter: MLPEENLDHYHFLTEKEAKRSKKSLLISLGISFFIFIVELYGAYQSNSIALLTDAFHIVTDMLAHVISLIAVSFSLRNRTIRFSFGFLRFEILAAFLNAILLILLCGFLLYESIERFIDPHEIHADSMLAFSLIGLFLNSISALILFTVSKTSINLKSAYFHVLGDLLGTVAVVIGAIIIRFTNLAWIDSVFSLLIILIIGRATYSLLKESLYSLLEASPNPHKLTHILSDIKSIPKVQKILSYHHWNLTSGVECVNLRLLIKDKKLWESVTTETHKLLKEEYGITHVNVELASKESSDVLDTIVVNHDNRHSKDGHGHHHGHSH; the protein is encoded by the coding sequence ATGCTCCCTGAAGAAAACTTAGATCATTACCATTTTTTGACTGAAAAGGAAGCTAAACGATCTAAAAAATCACTACTTATCTCACTCGGTATCTCATTTTTCATATTCATTGTAGAATTGTATGGAGCCTATCAAAGTAACTCGATTGCTCTTCTAACGGATGCATTCCATATCGTAACCGATATGCTTGCTCACGTAATCAGTTTGATTGCAGTTAGCTTTTCTCTTAGAAATAGAACAATACGATTTAGTTTTGGATTTCTTCGATTTGAAATTCTTGCAGCCTTTTTGAATGCAATTCTCTTAATTCTTTTGTGCGGATTCCTTCTCTACGAAAGTATAGAAAGATTTATCGATCCACATGAAATTCACGCAGACTCGATGTTAGCATTTAGCTTGATTGGTCTCTTCTTGAACTCAATATCCGCATTAATACTTTTTACTGTTTCCAAAACCAGTATAAATCTAAAATCTGCCTACTTCCACGTACTTGGTGATTTGCTCGGAACGGTTGCTGTGGTAATCGGAGCCATCATCATTCGGTTTACAAATCTTGCCTGGATTGATTCAGTATTTAGCTTACTGATTATTCTAATAATCGGTAGAGCTACCTATAGCCTTCTCAAAGAATCCCTTTATTCTCTATTGGAAGCTTCACCTAATCCTCATAAACTGACTCATATACTTTCAGATATCAAATCCATTCCCAAAGTACAGAAAATTCTTTCCTATCACCATTGGAATCTAACCTCTGGTGTAGAATGTGTAAATCTAAGATTGCTCATAAAAGACAAGAAGTTATGGGAGTCCGTTACTACAGAAACGCATAAGTTACTAAAAGAAGAATATGGGATAACTCATGTGAATGTAGAACTTGCGTCTAAAGAATCCAGTGATGTCTTAGATACGATTGTCGTAAATCATGACAATCGACATTCAAAAGATGGACATGGTCACCACCACGGACATTCACATTAG
- a CDS encoding ROK family protein: MSYILGIDIGAGSIKAGLIDRNGKIHKESTARTDASMNNDHFAHAISLAIDSLLDKNSIYGIGVGSPGPIDSKKGIIHSSANLPKLNQFEVLQYITNKINVPAYLNNDANCAALGECYFGKAKGSKNLFVFTLGTGLGGGWVYEGKLFNGFDGNGMEVGHTTIIKDGAVCGCGNLGCAESYFSAKGLLGRYKDETGTTLNAVSELFVLVESGNAAARKILDLGCDVLADAARNIVNLLNVDSISFVGGLTQSWHLYGERLSKRIHSSVFPILSNRLNIYYGENQAILGAGSLVMEGEKLNG; encoded by the coding sequence ATGTCTTATATTTTAGGTATAGATATTGGTGCAGGTTCCATCAAAGCTGGTCTCATCGATCGTAATGGGAAGATCCATAAAGAATCAACTGCAAGAACCGATGCATCCATGAACAATGATCATTTTGCGCATGCAATAAGCCTTGCCATAGATTCGTTGTTAGATAAGAATTCTATTTATGGAATAGGAGTTGGTTCTCCTGGACCCATAGATTCTAAGAAAGGAATCATTCACTCATCTGCCAATCTTCCGAAACTGAATCAATTCGAAGTGTTGCAATATATAACTAACAAAATCAATGTTCCAGCCTATCTCAATAACGATGCAAATTGTGCGGCACTCGGTGAATGCTATTTTGGCAAAGCAAAAGGCTCCAAGAATCTATTTGTATTCACACTCGGAACGGGACTTGGTGGTGGCTGGGTATATGAAGGAAAATTGTTCAATGGCTTTGATGGGAATGGAATGGAAGTCGGCCATACAACCATCATCAAAGACGGGGCAGTTTGCGGTTGTGGTAACCTTGGATGTGCTGAAAGCTATTTCAGTGCAAAAGGATTATTAGGTCGATATAAGGATGAGACCGGAACAACTTTGAACGCTGTGTCCGAACTTTTTGTACTAGTTGAATCAGGTAATGCAGCAGCTCGAAAAATTTTGGATTTAGGCTGTGACGTATTGGCGGATGCTGCAAGAAATATTGTAAACTTATTGAATGTCGATAGTATTTCTTTTGTTGGAGGACTTACTCAATCTTGGCATCTCTATGGAGAACGGTTGAGCAAAAGAATCCACTCATCTGTTTTTCCTATACTTTCGAATCGGTTGAATATTTATTATGGAGAGAATCAAGCGATTCTCGGAGCTGGAAGTTTAGTAATGGAAGGAGAGAAGTTAAATGGATAA
- a CDS encoding restriction endonuclease, producing MIFVILIGTGIIILGLVGTFVLQSQRDIYGKALSLAASGSFIDARALIRDKLDGSPGDTRSHLVLAKIYAMEGDSLNEANHLSKILSIGKFEKDMNPVQISNRIADIYYTKDLNEEAFFQYLTTVEMEPNNPTACIRLGFMALGQKDFKIADLFFTRLDPDTIKMPAFFVAKGVVNGCLEKGGERSIFEKAIKMEKTPVANFLFAISLAKENKFDKAIDIAEEIADQMDDEYIRYTLFQFIMCVSARMENYSQAMKYARLCMEMARLAGWDMETIESDIHFAMCSIYLGKYEEASEYLIEAESQRIHEPEVIALANIKYKLEHNQGNLAILRDEYDLEGEVQRLFSNIFPNSRYFELSGMRTTKPFNIRGMLDEGGKKIIKKLDQVGVDRFEKFLSLQGTNFKNACVRMILSMNYRVSREVANSDGDGVNYTGMSKENKEDRALFRFRRWRDSKISDVYLREMLNEMEAYEANQGYLIGNFDLTEAAKKFVTQHAERFFFINGNEFDILLGKILE from the coding sequence ATGATCTTCGTCATTCTCATAGGAACTGGTATAATAATTCTTGGACTTGTTGGAACTTTTGTCCTGCAGTCCCAGCGCGACATATACGGTAAAGCTCTGTCGCTTGCTGCCTCTGGAAGTTTTATTGACGCAAGAGCCTTGATTCGGGACAAATTGGACGGATCTCCCGGTGACACGCGTTCCCACTTGGTACTTGCAAAAATCTATGCAATGGAAGGCGATTCCCTCAACGAAGCCAACCATTTGAGCAAAATACTTTCCATTGGAAAATTTGAAAAGGATATGAACCCGGTTCAAATTTCGAATCGGATTGCAGACATTTATTACACAAAAGATCTAAACGAAGAAGCATTCTTTCAATACCTCACAACTGTTGAAATGGAACCAAACAATCCAACGGCCTGTATAAGATTGGGATTTATGGCATTGGGTCAAAAGGATTTTAAAATTGCAGATCTTTTCTTTACTAGGCTTGATCCAGACACAATAAAAATGCCTGCATTCTTTGTTGCCAAAGGAGTAGTTAACGGATGTTTGGAGAAGGGGGGTGAGAGATCAATTTTTGAAAAAGCAATAAAGATGGAGAAAACTCCTGTTGCTAACTTTCTTTTTGCGATATCCCTTGCTAAAGAAAATAAATTTGATAAAGCAATTGATATTGCAGAAGAAATTGCTGATCAGATGGATGATGAATACATTCGTTACACTTTGTTCCAATTCATCATGTGTGTATCGGCTCGCATGGAAAATTACAGTCAGGCTATGAAATATGCAAGATTGTGTATGGAAATGGCAAGGCTTGCGGGTTGGGACATGGAGACGATTGAATCCGATATTCATTTTGCAATGTGCAGTATATATTTAGGTAAATATGAGGAGGCTTCTGAGTATCTGATTGAAGCCGAAAGCCAGAGAATTCATGAACCTGAAGTAATCGCACTTGCAAATATAAAGTATAAATTAGAACACAATCAAGGTAACTTAGCGATACTTCGAGATGAATATGATCTAGAAGGTGAAGTTCAGAGATTGTTTAGCAATATATTTCCTAATTCAAGATATTTTGAACTTTCGGGTATGCGAACCACTAAGCCTTTCAATATTCGTGGAATGTTGGATGAGGGCGGTAAAAAGATTATTAAAAAACTGGATCAAGTTGGTGTTGATCGCTTTGAGAAATTCTTATCTCTTCAAGGTACCAATTTCAAAAATGCTTGTGTTCGTATGATTCTGAGTATGAATTATCGAGTCTCTCGTGAAGTTGCAAACTCCGATGGTGATGGTGTCAACTATACGGGTATGTCCAAAGAAAATAAAGAGGATCGGGCACTTTTTCGATTTAGACGTTGGAGAGATTCCAAAATCTCGGATGTCTATCTGAGAGAAATGCTAAACGAAATGGAAGCTTATGAAGCTAACCAAGGTTATTTGATTGGAAATTTTGATCTAACAGAAGCTGCAAAAAAATTTGTCACACAACATGCAGAAAGATTTTTCTTTATCAATGGCAATGAATTCGATATCCTTCTTGGTAAAATATTGGAGTGA
- a CDS encoding lysylphosphatidylglycerol synthase transmembrane domain-containing protein — protein sequence MNKKFFLSLLISAIAIGALLYQFDINEFAKLRDKWNPYFLIPMVASNMFGIILFSLRWYFLLDRKISFFSSALIATIGLGGNMILPARGGDILRIYYTKKASEIKYPTILSQLFLEKVIDLTIVLFIGALSFMLLGLGNENANPKAMMVSALAVFGMILGLIMIRFANERIAKIGLFFFNLVQKPELFNEKIKPHLSELKDFLTWKKLTIPLLITVPTWILAYAVTYCIQSYLIGIPLSFTQSMFMVFCGAMGVAIPSAPSGLGVFHASIVSGFVLIGLGSTDGFLYATAVHMLQFLVLSLFGLIAYIIWMNRKESILKDELFDSLQ from the coding sequence ATGAATAAAAAGTTTTTTCTCAGCCTACTGATTTCAGCGATTGCGATCGGCGCTTTATTGTATCAGTTCGATATAAATGAATTTGCGAAGCTTCGTGATAAATGGAATCCATACTTTCTGATTCCAATGGTTGCAAGCAATATGTTTGGGATCATCTTATTTTCCTTGCGATGGTATTTTCTGCTAGATCGTAAGATTTCTTTTTTTTCCAGTGCTCTTATAGCGACCATTGGCTTGGGTGGGAATATGATTTTGCCCGCTCGTGGAGGTGATATACTTCGCATCTACTATACTAAAAAGGCATCCGAAATTAAGTATCCTACGATTCTCTCCCAACTATTCCTAGAAAAAGTCATAGACCTAACAATTGTTTTGTTTATAGGTGCATTGAGTTTTATGCTATTAGGTTTGGGTAACGAAAATGCGAATCCAAAAGCAATGATGGTATCGGCACTTGCAGTATTTGGAATGATACTAGGTTTGATTATGATTCGTTTTGCCAATGAACGCATTGCAAAAATTGGATTATTCTTTTTTAATTTAGTTCAGAAACCAGAATTGTTTAATGAGAAAATCAAACCCCATCTGTCCGAACTCAAAGATTTTTTAACTTGGAAAAAGTTAACAATACCACTTCTCATAACTGTGCCAACTTGGATTTTAGCTTATGCAGTAACCTATTGCATTCAATCTTACCTAATTGGAATCCCTCTAAGTTTTACTCAGAGTATGTTTATGGTTTTTTGCGGAGCTATGGGAGTTGCTATCCCTTCTGCACCTTCCGGACTTGGAGTATTTCATGCATCCATAGTTTCTGGATTCGTTCTAATTGGACTTGGTAGTACTGATGGATTTCTGTATGCAACCGCAGTACATATGTTACAGTTTCTTGTTCTTAGCCTGTTTGGTTTGATAGCTTATATTATCTGGATGAACAGAAAGGAAAGCATATTGAAAGATGAACTATTTGATTCATTGCAATAG
- a CDS encoding Rpn family recombination-promoting nuclease/putative transposase, with translation MKLFPLTNDLVFKSVFTKDPKLLISLINCILFTDRNRVIEELTIINPEIPTSFSKDKRSILDIRAKDREGREFQVEVQVGFQGVFIKRSIFYLAGMIRDQLKEGDGYSELRAVYQINLVDFELFPSVDYFSKYSLKEERNPELRLTDDLVIVFIELPKFLKKLEELETELDYWIYLFRNSAKLEEKDMAIVIDKAPNLENAFKILESYSADPEKRKQLEERIKSDRDFAYDLAATYERGEFKGKLEDARLMRAEGIELSVILRVTGLSESLLKENGII, from the coding sequence ATGAAACTCTTTCCATTAACCAATGATTTAGTATTCAAATCAGTTTTTACCAAAGACCCAAAATTATTAATATCACTGATTAATTGCATACTTTTTACAGATAGAAATAGAGTGATTGAAGAGCTTACTATTATCAATCCCGAAATTCCGACAAGCTTCTCAAAAGATAAGAGATCTATTCTGGATATACGCGCCAAGGACAGAGAAGGTCGTGAATTCCAGGTTGAGGTGCAAGTAGGTTTTCAGGGTGTATTTATCAAAAGATCGATTTTTTATCTCGCTGGAATGATTCGCGATCAATTAAAAGAGGGAGATGGATATTCAGAATTAAGAGCGGTATACCAGATAAATTTAGTTGATTTTGAATTATTTCCGTCTGTTGACTACTTTAGTAAGTATAGTCTAAAGGAAGAAAGGAATCCAGAACTTAGGTTGACAGATGACTTGGTGATTGTATTTATTGAGTTGCCTAAGTTTCTAAAGAAATTAGAAGAATTGGAAACTGAGCTTGATTACTGGATATATTTATTCCGGAATTCCGCAAAGTTAGAGGAGAAAGATATGGCGATTGTAATAGACAAAGCCCCGAATTTAGAGAATGCATTTAAGATACTAGAATCCTACTCTGCCGATCCTGAGAAAAGAAAACAGCTAGAAGAAAGGATTAAATCTGACAGGGACTTTGCATATGATCTTGCCGCAACTTACGAAAGGGGAGAATTTAAAGGTAAATTAGAAGATGCCCGATTGATGAGAGCAGAGGGAATCGAGCTATCAGTGATATTAAGAGTAACTGGTCTTTCGGAAAGTCTGCTGAAAGAAAACGGAATTATTTGA
- a CDS encoding acyl-CoA dehydrogenase family protein, protein MIATKWKEIIDSDLKKSKEYDVWERFKVFFPTFNKLGFFDHLLDWNQENIEQFHRVLRYMALDSAGLGIAVSAMAMANLCGNILKFSNRTNELNDLVSGRTIYSFAVSEKGWMGRLKNIQSTVKRNGNKVILSGKKGYATTARSADKFIVVLRDDENRNFCAFLLDFDIVGFKILPYDMNFAKEATHAELELNNIEIDPSCELDFNYRNHAKILRTLEIFSLHSILLGFCERILSDQDIFVSSNVVSEKEKLISCFNELDEVMRTKIAAVGNLGMETLTVSDMSIGKELINQLIASPVIMEKFPDLKLFQMLSGS, encoded by the coding sequence ATGATCGCGACCAAATGGAAAGAAATAATTGATTCAGATCTCAAAAAATCAAAAGAGTATGATGTATGGGAGCGATTCAAAGTTTTTTTTCCAACTTTTAATAAGCTTGGATTTTTTGATCATTTGCTTGATTGGAATCAGGAAAATATCGAACAATTTCATCGAGTTTTAAGGTATATGGCATTGGATTCGGCTGGGCTCGGAATTGCAGTCTCTGCAATGGCTATGGCAAATCTATGCGGAAATATATTGAAATTTTCGAATAGAACGAATGAGTTGAATGACCTTGTATCTGGTAGAACGATTTATTCTTTCGCTGTATCAGAGAAGGGTTGGATGGGTAGATTAAAAAATATTCAATCTACTGTGAAAAGAAATGGAAACAAAGTTATTCTGTCAGGAAAGAAGGGCTATGCGACGACGGCAAGGTCGGCAGATAAATTTATTGTTGTTCTACGAGATGATGAGAATCGAAATTTTTGCGCATTTCTTTTGGATTTTGATATTGTAGGATTCAAAATTTTACCCTATGATATGAATTTTGCCAAGGAAGCAACCCATGCTGAATTAGAATTGAATAATATAGAAATAGATCCTAGTTGCGAATTGGATTTCAATTATAGGAATCATGCAAAAATTCTTAGAACACTAGAAATATTCTCATTGCATTCAATTTTATTAGGTTTTTGTGAGCGTATATTATCTGATCAAGATATTTTTGTATCAAGTAATGTAGTGTCAGAAAAGGAAAAATTGATTTCTTGTTTCAATGAATTGGATGAAGTTATGAGAACGAAGATAGCAGCAGTTGGAAATCTTGGAATGGAGACGCTAACTGTAAGTGATATGTCTATTGGTAAAGAACTTATCAACCAATTGATTGCAAGTCCGGTTATCATGGAAAAATTCCCAGATCTCAAGTTATTTCAAATGTTGTCCGGTTCTTAA
- a CDS encoding ATP-binding cassette domain-containing protein: MMLKVNNISKNYGNSAAVKSISFDVNSGDYVAIIGPSGSGKTTLLSLLTGLISPSEGEILYNDKKLSSFSKSSLAKLRAWDLGMIFQFSELVPSLTVEENILLPAIFTRKFSDAEYRTKCEFLLDRLEMRDIRNDLPRELSGGQMQKAAIARSLINDPSMLVADEPSGDLDPDNSNLVQLLLMEYNRMGLTILLVTHDMNLAFDAKTIYEMKNGSFSQIIK; the protein is encoded by the coding sequence ATGATGCTAAAAGTGAACAACATATCCAAAAATTATGGAAATAGTGCCGCAGTTAAGTCGATCTCGTTTGACGTGAACTCAGGAGACTATGTTGCAATTATTGGTCCAAGCGGATCGGGCAAGACAACCCTTCTTTCTCTTTTGACTGGACTCATCTCTCCAAGCGAAGGTGAGATCCTATACAATGACAAAAAGCTATCCTCCTTTTCCAAAAGCTCACTTGCAAAATTGAGAGCTTGGGATTTGGGAATGATTTTCCAATTCAGCGAACTGGTTCCAAGTCTTACCGTTGAAGAAAATATTTTATTGCCTGCAATCTTTACTCGGAAGTTCTCCGATGCCGAATACAGAACCAAATGTGAATTCTTACTAGATAGATTAGAAATGCGTGATATTCGCAATGATCTTCCTCGAGAGTTATCAGGCGGTCAGATGCAAAAAGCCGCCATCGCAAGATCTCTAATCAATGATCCATCCATGCTAGTCGCTGACGAACCATCAGGAGACTTGGATCCAGACAATAGCAATTTAGTTCAATTGCTACTCATGGAATACAATCGCATGGGTCTTACCATCCTTCTTGTTACCCATGATATGAATCTCGCCTTTGATGCTAAAACAATTTACGAAATGAAGAATGGTAGTTTTTCACAGATTATAAAATAA
- a CDS encoding CDP-alcohol phosphatidyltransferase family protein has product MIVQEKTAKELLEEKIFTISNFLSFCRVLFVPPFIIYSLEYAEKPSLETFFYPALICVLTIITDYLDGKMARLLKQETILGRYLDPVCDKIATLCGLGVVVTLFDFPIWILVLYAIREILGVVFGGYLYFKRGLQGKPNWWGKIGVGIVGFAVLWYMSIPLIKTFPNLPVLFPQPQWTGYILVVVLIFGVIGYANRYWQIVFHPEKQVIDPTDTKQKKKYEVI; this is encoded by the coding sequence ATGATTGTACAAGAAAAGACCGCCAAAGAGTTACTAGAAGAAAAAATATTTACCATTTCAAATTTTTTATCCTTTTGTAGAGTTCTATTTGTTCCACCCTTCATTATCTATTCTCTCGAATATGCAGAGAAGCCAAGCTTGGAAACTTTTTTCTATCCAGCCTTGATCTGTGTCCTGACAATAATCACAGATTATCTCGATGGTAAAATGGCAAGATTGTTAAAACAAGAAACAATCTTAGGTCGATACTTAGATCCAGTCTGCGACAAGATTGCGACTCTATGTGGCTTGGGCGTTGTTGTTACACTATTTGATTTCCCAATCTGGATACTTGTTCTGTATGCTATACGAGAAATCTTAGGAGTTGTCTTCGGTGGTTATCTCTATTTCAAAAGAGGACTGCAAGGCAAGCCAAATTGGTGGGGTAAAATTGGAGTGGGAATAGTTGGTTTTGCTGTTCTATGGTACATGTCGATTCCCTTAATCAAAACTTTTCCAAATCTTCCCGTTCTTTTCCCCCAACCACAATGGACCGGTTATATTTTGGTTGTTGTTTTAATTTTTGGAGTTATTGGATACGCAAACCGCTATTGGCAGATTGTTTTTCACCCCGAAAAGCAAGTAATCGATCCAACTGACACAAAGCAAAAGAAAAAATACGAAGTCATTTAA
- the mgtE gene encoding magnesium transporter codes for MEPSISPEPTNKIPPLESEAFEIWLDRLSEFIKTGKDNEILDAFDNAHYADIAECIQELEDEEAFYVFRLFDPIKQSEILVELDEEFQSKFLEKLQPKEISPIFENLESDDITFILGDVRREKVEEVLKNLDKEDSHQIRTQLEFNENTAGRIMSSDFASVSMNDTVQKAIAKVRKVAKEVDDIYLVYVTEKSGKLVGFLRLKDLLLSSPTDKIHKIMDSTVFSVHFNTDQEDVAFTFRKYDLVSIAVVDDEERVIGRITVDDVLDILQDEASEDIYRMGGLSEDEKLTTPVLESLRKRIVWLIVNLATATLAASIVSIFEDTIQQVVVLATLMPIVAGMGGNAGTQSITVVVRNLATGELTIGTWWEAVRKETSIGILNGIFLGCLAGILVFFFKQNLALSLVIASAMMVNMSLAGLVGSSIPLILKIFRIDPAIASSIFVTTFTDVCGFFFFLGLANYFMKYLL; via the coding sequence ATGGAACCGTCAATCAGCCCCGAACCAACCAATAAAATTCCTCCACTTGAGTCTGAAGCATTCGAAATCTGGTTAGATAGGCTTTCTGAGTTTATAAAGACGGGAAAAGACAATGAAATTCTGGATGCATTTGACAATGCTCACTATGCTGATATTGCAGAATGCATTCAAGAACTTGAAGATGAAGAAGCTTTTTATGTTTTTCGATTATTTGATCCGATCAAGCAGAGTGAGATTTTAGTTGAGTTAGATGAAGAATTTCAATCTAAGTTTTTAGAAAAACTACAACCGAAAGAAATCTCACCCATTTTTGAAAATTTAGAATCCGATGATATCACTTTTATCTTGGGGGATGTTCGACGAGAGAAAGTTGAAGAGGTTCTCAAGAATTTAGATAAGGAAGATTCCCACCAGATTCGTACTCAGTTAGAATTCAATGAGAACACTGCCGGTAGAATCATGAGTAGTGATTTTGCCTCAGTATCTATGAATGATACTGTTCAGAAAGCAATTGCCAAAGTACGTAAAGTAGCCAAAGAAGTTGATGATATATATTTAGTTTATGTTACAGAAAAGTCTGGAAAATTGGTTGGCTTTCTTCGACTGAAGGATCTATTGCTTTCCAGTCCCACTGATAAGATCCATAAAATTATGGATTCGACCGTATTTTCTGTACACTTCAATACAGATCAAGAAGATGTAGCTTTTACCTTTCGTAAATATGACTTAGTGTCAATTGCAGTCGTTGATGACGAAGAAAGAGTTATCGGTCGGATTACTGTAGATGACGTCTTAGACATCTTACAAGATGAAGCATCAGAAGATATCTATAGAATGGGTGGTCTATCTGAAGACGAGAAGCTCACCACTCCTGTATTAGAATCTTTGCGTAAGCGAATTGTATGGCTGATTGTGAACTTGGCAACGGCTACTCTTGCAGCATCAATCGTCTCAATATTTGAAGATACAATTCAACAAGTTGTTGTGTTGGCAACTCTTATGCCCATAGTTGCAGGAATGGGAGGCAATGCTGGAACACAGTCTATAACAGTTGTTGTGCGAAATCTTGCAACAGGTGAGTTGACAATTGGAACTTGGTGGGAAGCCGTACGAAAAGAAACTTCCATTGGAATTTTGAATGGAATCTTTTTGGGATGTCTTGCAGGCATTCTTGTTTTCTTCTTCAAGCAAAATCTTGCTCTATCTCTTGTGATTGCCTCTGCTATGATGGTGAACATGTCCCTTGCAGGCTTGGTTGGTTCCTCAATTCCTTTAATTTTGAAAATATTTCGCATTGATCCAGCGATTGCGTCCTCAATATTTGTGACAACTTTTACAGATGTATGTGGATTTTTCTTCTTTTTAGGGCTTGCGAACTATTTTATGAAATATTTATTGTAA
- a CDS encoding histidine triad nucleotide-binding protein, with protein MDNCIFCKIINKEIPAKIEYEDDEILGFYDISPQAPVHLVFIPKKHIESIATATEEDFQIIGRLLFQIANTAKKLGLDQSGYRIVNNMGKDGGQTVFHLHFHLLGKRSLLWPPG; from the coding sequence ATGGATAATTGCATATTCTGTAAGATAATCAATAAAGAAATCCCAGCAAAAATCGAATATGAGGATGATGAAATATTAGGTTTTTATGATATAAGCCCTCAAGCACCAGTTCATTTGGTTTTCATTCCAAAAAAACATATCGAATCAATTGCAACGGCAACAGAAGAAGATTTTCAGATTATAGGAAGACTTCTTTTTCAAATAGCCAATACAGCCAAAAAATTAGGTCTAGATCAGTCAGGATATCGAATTGTAAATAATATGGGTAAGGATGGAGGACAAACTGTTTTCCACCTCCATTTCCATCTATTGGGCAAAAGAAGCCTTCTTTGGCCGCCAGGTTAA